One Triticum dicoccoides isolate Atlit2015 ecotype Zavitan unplaced genomic scaffold, WEW_v2.0 scaffold60005, whole genome shotgun sequence DNA window includes the following coding sequences:
- the LOC119347180 gene encoding lon protease-like: MAFKTLQAPASLARPGSCSFSPSNSKSYCYQPKPHSRTQARITTKNRLQSSPVLKCSRVDEVVQSHQDHQTTEIPILLHQSVVFPGQTLQLQTVEFRYRIMMQTLLLQEGQSFGIIYSSRKDSRMADVGCMVNIVQCDKLVDDRFLLTCVGGDRFRVLEVVRTKPYVIARVQVLKDRDSPDSSNLGCLMQQVEGHLKDVTMLSDKLSWKLMGDKARQLSRMHSPESFSLVVARLFVKDRSEQQWLLGLDDTAQRLVREGMYLQQRSKYLAAVAAIRDAFGQLSCNEKQ; the protein is encoded by the coding sequence ATGGCCTTTAAGACTCTGCAAGCTCCAGCCAGTTTAGCAAGGCCAGGCAGTTGCAGCTTCAGTCCCTCCAACTCCAAGTCTTATTGTTATCAGCCAAAACCTCACTCAAGAACGCAagcaagaatcaccaccaagaatcGCCTTCAGAGTTCACCAGTCCTGAAATGCAGTCGCGTCGACGAGGTTGTCCAGTCCCATCAGGATCATCAGACTACTGAGATCCCCATACTCCTGCACCAATCGGTCGTTTTCCCCGGCCAGACGCTGCAGCTGCAGACGGTTGAGTTCAGATACCGCATCATGATGCAGACACTACTACTCCAGGAAGGCCAAAGCTTTGGTATCATCTACTCCAGCAGGAAAGACAGTAGGATGGCCGATGTTGGATGCATGGTCAATATCGTTCAGTGCGATAAGCTTGTCGATGACCGCTTCCTCCTGACATGCGTCGGCGGTGACCGGTTCCGTGTCCTGGAGGTCGTCAGAACAAAGCCCTATGTCATCGCAAGAGTCCAGGTACTGAAAGACAGAGACTCGCCTGATTCAAGTAACCTGGGGTGCCTGATGCAGCAGGTGGAAGGGCACCTGAAGGATGTGACAATGCTTTCAGACAAGCTCAGCTGGAAACTAATGGGAGACAAGGCTAGGCAGCTCAGCAGGATGCATTCTCCGGAGTCTTTCTCCTTGGTCGTTGCTCGGTTGTTTGTCAAAGATCGTTCAGAGCAGCAATGGTTGCTCGGGTTAGATGACACAGCACAGCGATTGGTGAGAGAAGGAATGTATCTTCAACAGAGGAGCAAGTACCTGGCAGCCGTAGCAGCGATTAGGGACGCCTTTGGGCAACTGTCCTGCAATGAGAAGCAGTAG